In Methanococcoides sp. LMO-2, the genomic stretch CGCCAGCAGTTGTACCATCAGGCAGAGAACACCCTCGAAGAGATGTTTGACGAGATCGATGAAAAGTTGCTTGATAACAAATTGATGCATGGCGTAAAAGATGACATCACCAAAGTAAAGCGTGCTTTTGATATCGATGAAGAAAAGAAGATCGTTGAAGAGCTTCTTAATAAACTGAATGGCATGGGAACCCAGGAAGATATCCAGAAAGCAGTTCAGCAAATCAGGACAAGGGTAAATGAAGCCATTACCTCAAGTACTGAGCTTGCAGGCATCAGCGGCACTGAAAATAACTTTGAGAGCGCCTTCCAGAAAGCAAGAGAAGAGCTCAAGGAACTCACACCTCGCCATGGCTGGCTTGAGAACAGAATAAAGAGCCATAATGAAGCCCTTCAGTACTGGGAAAAGCTTCCCTCCAGCGAAGAGAAGACACAGGAGGCAGACGCATGAGCGAACTAAAGGACCCGGCAACGATGAGCGAGAAAGATCTCAAGAATGTGGTCAATGATTACAGGACAAAGATCTCACAGAACGAACGTACCCTTAAAGGCGTCTTCAGGGAACTTAAGCTCCACCGAACAAACATCGATGAGCTTAAGGAAAAAAGGGACAAACTTAATGCACAGGTAAAGGAACTTGCAACAAAAGCACGTGAAGAGAAGAAACTGCGTGATGAGGTCAACGGAAAGATCTCTGAGATCAAAGCTTCAAATGAAAAAGTACGTGGCGAGAAGGACAAGATCACAGGCAGTATTTCCGAGCTCAAAGCAAAACGTGATGAGTACAACAAGCTTTCCAGAGGAAGTGTGGATTCCCTCACAAAGGCATATGCAGCAGAACTGGATAAATTCCTTAACGCTGATATCCCATTAAAACATGAGATCGACATCTTCTCAAGACTGACAGACCTACAACAGAGAATCGACTCTGCCAGCACTGCAGATGATATTCACAAGAAGATAGTAGAGACTTACAAACAGTCTGAATCAATCTACAAGGCAGATGGCACACCTGGCGGGAACATCAAGGAACTTGCAGAAGAATCACAGAAACATCATCTTGCAATGCTTGAGAGCTATAAGAAGGTAGATGAGCTTCGAAAAGAAGCTGATATGTACCATTCCCAGATCAAGGAAACATACGACGTAGTGTCCCCAATAAGGGAAAAGATCGACCCTTTAAAGGCAAAGATCTCACAGCTCAGGGATGAACTCAGTGTCTATCTTGACAAGCTCAACGATATCCAGCTTGTAAAGGATGAGAAGAAGATAGATGAACAGCACAGTGTAGCAAAAGAGAAGTTCGAGAAGACTGGAAAGATGAGTCTTCAGGACCTCAAATTGCTTATGGAAAAGGGAGATCTTAAGTTCTGAACTTAAGATTTTCTAACTTTTTTTAAATTGATCTATTAATTTCGTTAATTTATATTTAGACCTTATTTCATTTTTCAGACAATTTCACCTAAATCTTGCTATTTATTGCCCTGCCTGAAATCATCCTCACTTATTAATAAAAAAGCGACTGCAGATAAAGATCGATGTCAACGACAATAATGACATCAAAATTCCAAAACCCGGAATATTCTCATCAGGAGTAACATCCGGAATAGATGGGACATCTGATTCATTTGAAGAGTTATCGGACTCATCAGGTAGTGGAGCCGGGAGAGCAATATCACGATACTGATAAACTGGCCTGAAGGTCACCAGCTCAGCATCCGAGCCATAATAAATAGTATCAACTGTCATATTGAATATCTCATTGGAATCACGAGAATATACAAAGACATCACCTTCCTGAAGGATTACATCCTTTAGAAGAGCACCATCGAGTGAAAGTTCTACCCATGCACCCCCATCTTCATTTACATCCTTGACGACAAAAACATACCCCTGACTAAACTCCCAGGAATCGCCGGATTCTATAAAGATACCGGTTCCATCTAACAATACCTCAGGCCTTATCTGGGCACCTGAAGTCGGCATTACAAGAAATGAAATTAAAATGAAAAACAGGATCAATGACCTGTAATTTCTACCAGTGGTCAAATCAAACACCATCATTTATAGATACATCGACCTGCAATAACTTCATGTACACCTTCATCATTTTCAACTATCAGAGCACCATCGGCATTAATTCCTGTAGCTTTTCCTGAGATGATCTTGTGAGGTGTTATAACGTCAACCTGCCTACCTATAGTATTGGACAAAGACATCCAATCTTCCAGGATCTTAGTGGAGCCATCCACTTTGAAACGCAGGTATTCTGTTTCAAGGGACCTTAGCAAAGCCTGAACGAACTCCGCCCTGTTTATGCATTCCCCTTTAATGGAACTCAGGCTCATAGAACCCTCCCTCAATTCTTCCGGAAGCTCTTCAACAGGGATATTGGCATTGATCCCAATTCCGATAACCACAAAACCAATATGGTCTGCCTCGGCATCCATTTCCGTCAGGATACCACATATCTTCTTTTTACCAATGACAACATCGTTTGGCCATTTTATAGATGCATCAACACCAAATTGTCTCATGGTATTGGCAACAGCAACCCCTGCCATAAGAGTAAGTCGCGGTGCATGAGCAGGGAGAATAGACGGTTTAAGGATAACAGAAAGCCATATACCCCCCTTTGGAGAGATCCACGGATCTCCTTTGCGACCACGTCCGTTTTCCTGCACTTCAGCAACAACAATGGTGCCTTCTTCAGCCTTAAGACCCATTTTCTTTGCCATATCATTGGTGGAATCAACTGTCTCAAAATAGTGGATATCTTTCCCAATAATAGAAGTATCAAGTCCAATGCTTATCTCGGCCGGATAGAGCTTATCAGGAGTGGAAACAAGAACATAACCTGCCCCGGGAGATGATTCAATTACGTAACCATCCTCTTCCAGGGCTTTTATGTATTTCCACACCATTGTACGGGATATACCCAGTTTCTCACCCAGATCTTCCCCGGAGATGGGTGCATCCCCTGCTTCTTTCAAAGCTCTTATAATATCCATTTTCCTGTCAGCCAAGATAAAGACCCCCACATCATATCTAATTATAAAAGAAAATGTCAACAGACCTTATTTAGTCTGTTGATTGTTCTGCTGTTTTGCAGTATTCACGTAGGCACCGACCGCCACACTTGCGGCTGCAGCCTTTCTGGAATTGGAACAAAGCACCGATGACAGAGTGATATTCTTTTCATGCTCACGTTCAACGACCTTTTTGACATCTTCTATGATATCATAGTCATCAATGAAGTGTGTTGTCAGGTCACCACGTACGAATGCCTCGTTGTCCAGGACAGCTTTATGGAATGGTATGTTGGTAGTAACTCCCTATATGATAAACTCATAAAGAGCCCTCTTCATCCTATTGATGGCCTCATCACGATCACTTCCCCATGTGCTTAATTTTGCGATCATGGAATCATAGAAAGGCGGGATAGTGTAGCCCATATAGACACCACTGTCCATACGCACACCTGGCCCCCCCGGAGAACGATAGCCTCTGATCTTACCAGGAGATGGTGCAAAGTCGTTCAAAGGATCTTCCGCATTGATACGACATTCGATAGCATGCCCCTGGATCTTGATATCTTCCTGCTTGAAAGGCAGTTTTTCGCCGTCTGCAATTAGGATCTGGTGTTTCGCGAGATCAATACCGGTTACCAGTTCAGTGATACCATGCTCCACCTGAAGTCGTGTGTTGACCTCAAGGAAGTAGTAATCACCTTTTGAATACAGGAACTCCACTGTACCTGCATTCTTGTAACCTATTGATTTCGCTGCTTTTACTGCAGCTTCACCCATTTCCTTGCGAAGTTCAGGTGTCATGATAGGAGAAGGCGCCTCTTCCATGAGCTTCTGGTGTCTGCGCTGTATGGAACATTCCCTATCCGATACATAAACCGTATTACCGTAATTATCAGCAAGTATCTGGAACTCGATATGACGTGGTTCTTCAGCGTATTTCTCAACGAATACAGTAGAATCACCAAAAGCAGACTTTGCAACTGACTGGATGGATTCCAGTGATGAAGCAAAATCATCTCTCGAGTGGACGATCTTCATACCAATACCACCACCACCTGCAGATGCCTTGATCATTACAGGATACCCGATGGAATCTGCGATCTCAATGCCCTCATCAGCATCCTCGATCGCTTTATCATAACCGGGAACTACAGGAACTCCAGCCTCTATCATGAGTGCCCTGGCAGCGATCTTACTACCCATCTTTTCGATAGAATCACTTGAAGGACCGATAAAGGTTATGCCATTCTCCTCACATTTCTTTGCAAACGTGGCGTTCTCAGAAAGAAAACCATACCCCGGATGAATAGCTTCTGTGCCTGACTCCTTAGCAACTTCCAGGATCTTATCAATATTCAGATAGCTCTGGCTTGAAGGAGCGGGGCCGATCAGATATGCCTCATCAGCATACTTTGCGAAAA encodes the following:
- a CDS encoding biotin--[acetyl-CoA-carboxylase] ligase — encoded protein: MADRKMDIIRALKEAGDAPISGEDLGEKLGISRTMVWKYIKALEEDGYVIESSPGAGYVLVSTPDKLYPAEISIGLDTSIIGKDIHYFETVDSTNDMAKKMGLKAEEGTIVVAEVQENGRGRKGDPWISPKGGIWLSVILKPSILPAHAPRLTLMAGVAVANTMRQFGVDASIKWPNDVVIGKKKICGILTEMDAEADHIGFVVIGIGINANIPVEELPEELREGSMSLSSIKGECINRAEFVQALLRSLETEYLRFKVDGSTKILEDWMSLSNTIGRQVDVITPHKIISGKATGINADGALIVENDEGVHEVIAGRCIYK
- a CDS encoding S-layer protein domain-containing protein, coding for MTTGRNYRSLILFFILISFLVMPTSGAQIRPEVLLDGTGIFIESGDSWEFSQGYVFVVKDVNEDGGAWVELSLDGALLKDVILQEGDVFVYSRDSNEIFNMTVDTIYYGSDAELVTFRPVYQYRDIALPAPLPDESDNSSNESDVPSIPDVTPDENIPGFGILMSLLSLTSIFICSRFFINK
- a CDS encoding DUF7121 family protein, with amino-acid sequence MSELKDPATMSEKDLKNVVNDYRTKISQNERTLKGVFRELKLHRTNIDELKEKRDKLNAQVKELATKAREEKKLRDEVNGKISEIKASNEKVRGEKDKITGSISELKAKRDEYNKLSRGSVDSLTKAYAAELDKFLNADIPLKHEIDIFSRLTDLQQRIDSASTADDIHKKIVETYKQSESIYKADGTPGGNIKELAEESQKHHLAMLESYKKVDELRKEADMYHSQIKETYDVVSPIREKIDPLKAKISQLRDELSVYLDKLNDIQLVKDEKKIDEQHSVAKEKFEKTGKMSLQDLKLLMEKGDLKF